Proteins found in one Triticum urartu cultivar G1812 chromosome 4, Tu2.1, whole genome shotgun sequence genomic segment:
- the LOC125553227 gene encoding probable O-methyltransferase 2: MAAQADTIEVPTDAELLQAQADLWRHSLYYLSSMGLRCAVQLGIPTTIHRLGGFASLPDLMAELSLPSVKMPFLSRLMRVLVASGVFAADKDSESGGELYRLTPLSRILVDGVDADEHHSQKYFVLGVTSPHCAEAALGLADWFKKDLEPPVPSPFEDLHGAPIFDERTPLMDEEFDAVANQGLAAHDNLGIATILRECGDIFKGLESLTDCCGGDGTTARALVKAYPHIKCTVLDLPKVIDKAPTDGVVYYVAGDLFHTVPSSQAVMLKLVLHFWSDEDCVKILTQCKKAIPPRDEGGKVIIIDIVIGPSLGPIMFEAQLLMDMLMMVNTRGAQRSENDWRKLFVEAGFKDYKIVKKLGARCVIEVYP, encoded by the exons ATGGCGGCTCAGGCAGACACCATTGAAGTTCCGACGGACGCTGAGTTGCTGCAGGCGCAGGCTGACCTGTGGCGCCACAGCCTCTACTACCTCTCGTCCATGGGGCTCCGGTGCGCCGTCCAGCTTGGGATCCCGACCACCATCCACCGCCTCGGCGGGTTCGCTTCGCTGCCCGACCTGATGGCTGAGCTGTCCCTTCCATCAGTAAAGATGCCGTTTCTCAGCCGGCTCATGCGCGTGCTCGTCGCGTCGGGGGTCTTCGCAGCCGACAAAGACTCCGAGTCCGGCGGGGAGCTCTACCGCCTCACCCCGCTGTCGCGCATCCTGGTGGACGGCGTCGACGCGGATGAGCACCACAGCCAAAAGTATTTCGTGCTTGGAGTGACCTCGCCGCATTGCGCGGAGGCTGCGTTGGGGCTGGCCGACTGGTTCAAGAAGGACCTTGAGCCACCAGTGCCGTCTCCTTTCGAGGACTTGCATGGCGCCCCAATCTTTGATGAGAGAACACCCCTCATGGATGAAGAGTTTGACGCCGTTGCCAACCAAGGCTTGGCTGCCCACGACAACCTGGGGATTGCAACCATACTTCGCGAGTGCGGTGACATCTTCAAGGGACTTGAGTCTCTGACTGACTGCTGTGGTGGCGATGGTACGACGGCGAGGGCTCTCGTCAAGGCTTACCCGCACATCAAGTGCACCGTGCTGGACCTTCCGAAGGTGATCGACAAAGCCCCAACTGATGGCGTCGTTTACTATGTTGCGGGTGACCTGTTCCACACCGTCCCATCTTCTCAAGCCGTGATGCTCAAG CTTGTGCTACACTTTTGGAGCGACGAGGATTGTGTAAAAATCTTAACCCAGTGCAAGAAGGCCATTCCTCCACGCGACGAGGGAGGAAAGGTGATTATCATAGACATCGTGATTGGACCTTCCTTAGGACCAATAATGTTTGAAGCCCAACTCTTGATGGATATGCTCATGATGGTGAACACAAGAGGAGCCCAACGGAGTGAAAATGACTGGCGCAAGCTATTCGTGGAAGCAGGGTTCAAAGACTATAAAATTGTGAAGAAGCTGGGGGCTCGATGCGTTATCGAGGTCTACCCCTAA
- the LOC125553228 gene encoding probable O-methyltransferase 2 yields MAAQAESIEVPTDAELLQAQADLWRHSLYYLTSMALRCVVDLEIPTAIHRLGGVASLPDLMTALSLPSVKMPFLGRVMRVLVNSGVFAADNESEPGMELYRLTPLSRVLVHGVVADEHHSQKYFVLGVTSPHYTEAALGLADWFKKDTEPPVPSPFEEKFGVPLLDEKTALLDEELDDVVNQGVAAHDNLGIATILRECGDIFKGLESLTDCCGGDGTTARALVKAYPHIKCTVLDLLKVIDKAPADGVINYVAGDLFHTVPPSQAVMLKLVLHFWSDEDCVKILAQCRKAIPPREEGGKVIIIEIVVGPSLGPVMFEAQLLMDMLMMVNTRGGQRDEKHWSELFKKAGFTDYKIVKKLGARSVIEVYP; encoded by the exons atggcgGCTCAGGCTGAGAGCATCGAGGTTCCCACGGACGCTGAGCTGCTGCAGGCACAGGCAGACCTGTGGCGTCACAGCCTCTATTACCTCACCTCAATGGCGCTCCGGTGTGTCGTCGACCTTGAGATCCCGACGGCCATCCACCGCCTTGGTGGGGTCGCCTCGCTGCCCGACCTGATGACCGCACTGTCCCTTCCCTCGGTTAAGATGCCATTTCTTGGCCGGGTCATGCGCGTGCTCGTCAACTCGGGCGTCTTCGCAGCCGACAACGAGTCCGAGCCCGGCATGGAGCTCTACCGCCTCACCCCGCTGTCCCGCGTTCTGGTGCACGGCGTCGTGGCGGATGAGCACCATAGCCAAAAGTATTTCGTGCTTGGTGTCACCTCACCGCACTACACGgaggcggcgctggggctggCAGACTGGTTCAAGAAGGACACCGAGCCACCGGTGCCGTCACCTTTCGAGGAGAAGTTCGGCGTGCCACTCTTGGATGAGAAAACTGCCCTCCTTGACGAAGAGCTCGACGACGTTGTCAACCAAGGCGTAGCTGCCCATGACAACCTGGGGATTGCCACCATACTCCGTGAGTGCGGTGACATCTTCAAGGGGCTTGAGTCCCTCACTGACTGCTGCGGTGGCGATGGTACGACGGCGAGGGCCCTCGTCAAGGCTTACCCTCACATTAAGTGCACTGTTCTAGACCTTCTGAAGGTGATTGACAAAGCCCCAGCCGATGGTGTCATCAACTATGTTGCGGGTGACCTGTTCCACACCGTCCCACCATCTCAAGCCGTGATGCTCAAG CTTGTGCTACACTTTTGGAGCGATGAGGACTGTGTGAAAATCCTAGCCCAGTGCAGAAAGGCTATTCCTCCACGTGAGGAGGGAGGAAAGGTGATAATCATAGAGATTGTGGTTGGACCTTCCTTAGGGCCAGTAATGTTTGAAGCCCAACTTCTGATGGATATGCTCATGATGGTAAACACGAGGGGTGGCCAACGTGATGAAAAACACTGGTCCGAGCTATTCAAGAAAGCCGGATTCACGGACTACAAAATTGTGAAGAAATTGGGAGCTCGATCCGTCATCGAGGTCTACCCATAA